In a single window of the Prionailurus viverrinus isolate Anna chromosome D3, UM_Priviv_1.0, whole genome shotgun sequence genome:
- the SKOR2 gene encoding SKI family transcriptional corepressor 2: MASSPLPGPNDILLASPSSAFQPEALSQPRPGHANLKPNQVGQVILYGIPIVSLVIDGQERLCLAQISNTLLKNFSYNEIHNRRVALGITCVQCTPVQLEILRRAGAMPISSRRCGMITKREAERLCKSFLGENRPPKLPDNFAFDVSHECAWGCRGSFIPARYNSSRAKCIKCSYCNMYFSPNKFIFHSHRTPDAKYTQPDAANFNSWRRHLKLTDKSPQDELVFAWEDVKAMFNGGSRKRALPQPGAHPACHPLSSVKAAAVAAAAAVAGGGGLLGPHLLGAPPPPPPPPPLAELAGAPHAHHKRPRFDDDDDSLQEAAVVAAASLSAAAASLSVAAASGGAGAGGGGAGGGCVTSVGAGAGAGAAAGAKGPRSYPVIPVPSKGSFGGVLQKFPGCGGLFPHPYTFPAAAAAFGLCHKKEDAGAAAEALGGAGSAGAAPKAGLSGLFWPAGRKDAFYPPFCMFWPPRTPGGLPVPTYLQPPPQPPSALGCALGESPALLRQAFLDLAEPGGAGGSADAAPPPGQPPPVVANGPGSGPPPPAGGAGARDTLFESPPGGSGGDCSAGSTPPADPGAVSGAGAAAAGAGPAGARVPAPHHTHLLEGRKAGGGSYHHSSAFRPVGGKDDAESLAKLHGASAGAPHSAQAHHHHHHHHPHHHHHHHPPQPPSPLLLLPPQPDEPGSERHHPAPPPPPPPPPPLALQPHHRGLLSPGGTSCSYPSEDSSEDEDDEEEEQEVDVEGHKPPEGEEEEEEGRDPDDDEEEDEETGILLGDPLVGGGRYLQGRGLSEKASSRDRAPAATGAFPLALNSSRLLQEDGKLGDPSGSDLPPPPPPPLASQKAGGGGGSSPGSPVHHPSLEEQPSYKDNQKTKENNQVILPTKDDSNFSDKNKDHSFFITDSDASGGDFWRERSGEHTQETNSPHSLTKDVENMGKEELQKVLFEQIDLRRRLEQEFQVLKGNTSFPVFNNFQDQMKRELAYREEMVQQLQIIPYAASLIRKEKLGAHLSKS; this comes from the exons ATGGCTTCCAGCCCGCTGCCGGGGCCCAACGACATCCTGCTGGCATCGCCGTCGAGCGCCTTCCAGCCCGAAGCGCTGAGCCAGCCGCGGCCGGGCCACGCCAACCTCAAACCCAACCAGGTGGGCCAGGTGATCCTCTACGGCATTCCCATCGTGTCATTGGTGATCGACGGGCAGGAGcgcctgtgcctggcacagatcTCCAACACTCTCCTCAAGAACTTCAGCTACAACGAGATCCACAACCGTCGTGTGGCGCTGGGCATCACGTGCGTGCAGTGCACGCCGGTGCAGCTGGAGATCCTGCGGCGCGCCGGGGCCATGCCCATCTCATCGCGCCGCTGCGGCATGATCACCAAGCGTGAGGCCGAGCGCTTGTGCAAGTCGTTCCTGGGCGAAAACAGGCCGCCCAAGCTGCCCGACAACTTCGCCTTCGACGTGTCTCACGAGTGCGCCTGGGGCTGCCGCGGTAGCTTCATCCCCGCGCGCTACAACAGCTCCCGCGCCAAGTGCATCAAATGCAGCTACTGCAACATGTACTTCTCACCTAACAAGTTCATCTTCCACTCCCACCGTACGCCCGATGCCAAGTACACGCAGCCGGACGCAGCCAACTTCAACTCTTGGCGCCGTCATCTCAAGCTCACCGACAAGAGTCCCCAGGACGAGCTAGTCTTCGCCTGGGAGGACGTCAAGGCCATGTTCAACGGCGGTAGCCGAAAGCGCGCGCTGCCCCAGCCCGGCGCGCACCCCGCCTGCCACCCGCTCAGCTCGGTCAAGGCGGCCGCCGTGGCAGCGGCGGCTGCGGTGGCTGGAGGCGGGGGACTGCTGGGTCCGCACCTGCTGggggcgcccccgcccccgccgccgccgccacccctGGCCGAGCTGGCGGGCGCGCCCCACGCCCATCACAAGCGGCCGCGCTTCGACGACGACGACGACTCGTTGCAGGAGGCGGCCGTTGTGGCCGCCGCCAGTCTCTCGGCCGCCGCCGCCAGCCTCTCTGTGGCCGCGGCCTCGGGCGGcgccggggcgggagggggcggcgCCGGGGGCGGCTGCGTGACCAGCGTTGGCGccggcgcgggcgcgggcgcggcggCTGGCGCCAAAGGCCCGCGCAGCTACCCGGTCATCCCGGTGCCCAGCAAGGGCTCGTTCGGGGGCGTGCTGCAGAAGTTTCCCGGCTGCGGGGGGCTCTTCCCGCATCCTTACACCTTCCCGGCCGCAGCCGCCGCTTTCGGCTTGTGCCATAAGAAGGAGGACGCGGGCGCTGCGGCCGAGGCCCTGGGGGGCGCGGGCAGCGCGGGCGCGGCGCCCAAGGCCGGCCTGTCCGGCCTCTTCTGGCCCGCGGGCCGCAAGGACGCTTTCTACCCGCCCTTCTGCATGTTCTGGCCTCCGCGGACCCCAGGCGGGCTTCCCGTGCCCACCTACCTGCAGCCCCCGCCCCAGCCGCCCTCGGCTCTCGGCTGCGCGCTTGGAGAAAGCCCCGCCTTGCTGCGCCAGGCCTTCCTGGACCTGGCCGAGCCCGGCGGCGCCGGTGGGAGCGCTGATGCCGCTCCCCCGCCAGGTCAGCCCCCTCCGGTCGTGGCCAACGGCCCGGGCTCCGGCCCTCCGCCTCCGGCTGGGGGCGCGGGTGCTCGCGACACTCTCTTCGAGTCGCCCCCGGGCGGCAGCGGCGGGGACTGCAGCGCGGGCTCCACGCCGCCAGCCGACCCCGGCGCCGTGTCCGGTGCAGGGGCCGCGGCCGCCGGCGCGGGCCCCGCGGGAGCCCGAGTGCCCGCACCCCACCATACGCACCTCCTGGAGGGGCGTAAGGCAGGCGGAGGCAGCTACCACCATTCGAGCGCCTTCCGGCCGGTGGGCGGCAAGGACGACGCGGAGAGCCTGGCCAAGCTGCACGGGGCGTCAGCGGGAGCGCCACACTCGGCCCAAGcgcatcaccaccatcaccatcaccacccgcaccaccaccatcatcatcacccccCGCAGCCGCCGTCACCGTTGCTGCTCCTGCCCCCGCAGCCCGACGAGCCGGGTTCTGAGCGCCACCacccggccccgccgccgcccccgcccccgccgcccccgctgGCCTTGCAGCCGCACCACCGAGGCCTTCTGTCCCCCGGGGGCACCAGCTGCAGCTACCCCAGCGAGGACAGCTCCGAGGACGAGGACGACGAGGAAGAAGAGCAGGAGGTGGACGTGGAGGGCCACAAACCCCCCGAGGgcgaagaagaggaggaagaaggtcGAGACCCCGACGACGACGAGGAGGAAGACGAGGAGACGGGGATCCTGCTAGGGGACCCCTTAGTCGGGGGCGGCCGCTACCTCCAGGGCCGAGGGCTGTCAGAGAAGGCGAGCAGCCGGGACCGCGCACCGGCCGCGACGGGCGCTTTCCCACTCGCCCTGAACTCCTCCAGGCTGCTGCAGGAGGACGGGAAGCTGGGCGACCCCAGCGGCTCagacctgcccccgcccccgcccccgcctctggCCTCCCAGAAAGCTGGCGGCGGCGGTGGCAGCAGCCCGGGCAGCCCGGTCCACCATCCATCACTGGAGGAGCAGCCCTCCTACAAAGAT aatcagaaaactAAGGAAAATAACCAAGTTATTTTACCTACAAAGGATGACAGCAACTTTTCag ATAAGAACAAGGATCATAGCTTTTTCATCACAGACTCTGATGCTTCCGGAGGAGATTTTTGGAGAGAAAGATCAG gtgaacacacacaagaaacaaattCACCTCATTCACTCACAAAGGATGTCGAAAATATGGGGAAAG aaGAACTTCAGAAggttttatttgaacaaatagATTTACGGAGACGACTAGAACAAGAATTCCAAGTGTTAAAAGGAAATACGTCTTTCCCAGTATTCA